One window of the Streptomyces sp. ITFR-21 genome contains the following:
- a CDS encoding SseB family protein, with product MYGYEQSVNAGPGGPMGAAPMGGGYPEPSPGYQEQAPGYPEPSPPSLSDAVRAFTTGSLAAEDFQAIFTTSKVYCPRGENPGFLALHDTRQPVIPMFSTLKELRRYAGKESKYFVITGAEVLDLLPTGYGFVLDIDGRHRMVFDAKAVEQMIDFTMRRMYG from the coding sequence GTGTACGGCTACGAGCAGAGTGTGAACGCTGGACCCGGCGGCCCCATGGGTGCCGCACCGATGGGCGGCGGCTATCCCGAGCCGTCGCCCGGTTACCAGGAGCAGGCTCCCGGCTACCCGGAGCCCTCGCCGCCGTCGCTGTCGGACGCGGTGCGGGCCTTCACCACCGGTTCGCTGGCGGCCGAGGACTTCCAGGCCATCTTCACCACGTCCAAGGTCTACTGCCCGCGGGGCGAGAACCCCGGCTTCCTGGCTCTGCACGACACCCGGCAGCCGGTCATCCCGATGTTCAGCACGCTCAAGGAGCTGCGGCGGTACGCGGGCAAGGAGTCCAAGTACTTCGTCATCACCGGTGCCGAGGTGCTGGACCTGCTGCCGACCGGCTACGGCTTCGTGCTCGACATCGACGGCCGCCACCGGATGGTGTTCGACGCGAA